A stretch of the Desulforamulus ferrireducens genome encodes the following:
- the asnS gene encoding asparagine--tRNA ligase gives MPQGILIKHLGKHVGEEVAIQGWLYNKRSSGKIQFLIVRDGTGLVQCVLVKGEQPELFEMAKGITQESAITVKGMVREEPRSPGGYEMSVTGLEIISIAQEYPITHKEHGVDFLMDRRHLWIRTPRQNAVLRIRAEIEQAARDFFHQNDFTLVDSPIITPAACEGTTTLFELDYHGEKAYLTQSGQLYNEASAMAVGRMYCFGPTFRAEKSKTRRHLMEFWMIEAEAAFFDHEDNMKLQEELVYFIVKRVLERRRKDLEFLGRDISKLEAVKLPFPRLSYTEAVELLKSKGEQFEWGDDFGAPHETIISQNFDSPVFIHRYPTAIKAFYMKPDPADPRVVLGADLIAPEGYGEIIGGGQRIDDLQLLEQRIEEHKLPREAFEWYLDLRRYGSVPHSGFGLGLERTVAWICKLDHVRETIPFPRMLYRVYP, from the coding sequence ATGCCACAGGGTATCTTAATTAAGCATCTAGGTAAGCATGTGGGGGAAGAAGTAGCAATACAAGGTTGGTTATATAACAAGCGTTCCTCAGGTAAAATCCAATTTCTAATTGTCCGAGACGGTACCGGTCTCGTGCAATGTGTCTTAGTCAAGGGTGAACAACCGGAGCTTTTTGAAATGGCCAAAGGTATTACCCAGGAGTCTGCCATTACAGTAAAGGGTATGGTGCGGGAAGAACCCCGTTCCCCTGGCGGTTACGAGATGTCGGTAACCGGGCTGGAGATCATTAGTATTGCCCAGGAATACCCCATCACCCATAAAGAGCACGGAGTAGACTTTTTAATGGATCGCCGTCATCTATGGATTAGAACTCCTCGGCAAAATGCCGTGTTACGCATTAGGGCAGAGATTGAACAGGCCGCCCGGGACTTTTTCCACCAAAATGATTTTACTCTGGTGGATAGCCCCATTATTACACCTGCTGCCTGTGAGGGCACCACCACTTTATTTGAGTTGGATTATCATGGTGAAAAGGCTTATCTAACCCAGAGCGGCCAGCTCTACAATGAGGCTTCCGCTATGGCTGTTGGCCGGATGTACTGCTTTGGTCCAACTTTCCGGGCAGAAAAATCCAAGACCCGTCGCCATCTGATGGAGTTTTGGATGATTGAAGCTGAGGCAGCATTTTTTGACCATGAAGACAACATGAAGCTGCAGGAGGAACTGGTTTACTTTATTGTGAAGCGGGTACTGGAAAGGCGTCGCAAAGACCTGGAATTCCTGGGCCGTGATATCAGCAAACTGGAAGCTGTGAAACTACCTTTCCCCAGACTCAGCTATACCGAAGCAGTGGAATTATTAAAGAGTAAAGGTGAACAGTTTGAGTGGGGGGATGACTTTGGCGCACCCCACGAAACGATAATTTCCCAGAACTTTGATTCACCGGTGTTTATTCACCGCTATCCCACAGCAATAAAAGCCTTTTATATGAAACCTGACCCGGCAGACCCCAGGGTGGTTTTGGGGGCGGATCTAATTGCCCCAGAGGGTTATGGTGAGATTATTGGCGGTGGTCAGCGGATTGACGATTTACAGCTTCTGGAACAGCGTATCGAGGAACACAAGCTACCCAGGGAAGCCTTTGAATGGTATCTGGATTTACGCCGCTATGGCAGTGTCCCCCATTCCGGCTTTGGTTTAGGTTTGGAAAGGACAGTGGCTTGGATTTGCAAACTGGATCATGTGCGGGAGACCATTCCCTTCCCACGTATGCTCTACCGGGTCTATCCATAG
- a CDS encoding aldehyde ferredoxin oxidoreductase N-terminal domain-containing protein has translation MATKRIIRVLDINLSEEKVATHHREDLAPFIGGIGVASKLFAELVDAQKDPLDPEQPIILANGPLSTIFPVVTKTVAVFRSPLTGEWGESYAGMRLALAMRMSGFQAIVIRGRAKKPVYLSISDHGVRFKDATALWGLSVSETGSILRGLEQGRGHRSCIRIGPAGEKCVSFANVNVDTYRHFGRLGLGALFGAKNLKAVVIYGEKDEPIENLAQYNRVYKDIYDKAVTTDIMDKYHGIGTAINVNGLNNLNGLPTKNLQQSSFEQAEAISGEAFAEQSLIRKMACAGCPVGCIHIGLYRREFGPGFDYESKNLSYDHELIFALGSFLGMSSQEKIYALIDAVEELGLDAISAGVLLGWVTEAFEKGILTEEQLGVKPTFDQTEPYLEILQQLVQQPNEFYRVLALGSYAAAQRYGGHDFAMTLAKNEMAGYHTGYANILGQAVGARHSHLDNAGYSVDQKLKDKSAEEKVQALVKEEKWRNVLNCLTICLFAREIYQVETVLSALDAIGIKSNEAELNGLGEEIFKIKHNTRLRLGYDFNQLAVPKRFFETVSVTGNLNPATWQEMLEYYKSIIRE, from the coding sequence ATGGCTACTAAAAGAATTATTAGAGTCCTGGATATTAATTTATCAGAAGAAAAGGTAGCAACCCACCACAGGGAGGACCTGGCTCCCTTTATCGGGGGTATTGGGGTAGCCAGCAAACTATTTGCCGAGCTGGTAGATGCCCAGAAGGATCCACTAGACCCGGAACAACCCATTATCCTAGCCAATGGTCCATTGTCTACCATCTTCCCGGTGGTAACCAAAACCGTGGCAGTGTTCCGTTCCCCCTTAACCGGCGAATGGGGTGAAAGCTATGCCGGGATGAGGTTAGCATTGGCCATGCGCATGAGTGGTTTTCAAGCCATTGTCATTCGAGGTCGGGCGAAAAAACCAGTTTATCTCTCCATCAGTGATCATGGGGTGCGCTTTAAGGATGCTACGGCTCTCTGGGGTCTATCTGTTTCAGAAACCGGCAGCATTCTCAGGGGCTTGGAACAAGGGCGGGGACACCGCAGTTGTATCCGCATCGGTCCCGCGGGGGAGAAATGTGTAAGTTTTGCCAATGTTAATGTAGATACCTACCGTCATTTTGGACGACTGGGGTTAGGTGCTCTATTTGGTGCCAAAAACCTCAAGGCTGTGGTTATCTATGGGGAGAAGGACGAACCCATCGAGAACTTGGCTCAATATAACCGGGTTTATAAAGACATTTATGACAAGGCAGTAACTACGGACATAATGGATAAGTATCATGGTATCGGTACAGCCATCAATGTTAATGGGCTCAACAACCTGAATGGTCTACCAACTAAGAACTTACAACAGAGTTCCTTTGAGCAAGCAGAGGCCATCAGTGGGGAAGCCTTTGCGGAACAAAGTCTCATTCGCAAAATGGCCTGTGCCGGTTGTCCGGTTGGGTGTATTCATATTGGCTTGTATCGGCGGGAATTTGGCCCCGGTTTCGACTACGAGTCCAAAAACCTCTCCTATGATCATGAACTAATCTTTGCCCTGGGCTCTTTTTTGGGGATGTCCTCCCAGGAAAAAATATATGCGTTGATCGATGCCGTAGAAGAGTTGGGGTTGGACGCCATATCTGCCGGGGTACTGCTGGGATGGGTTACCGAAGCCTTTGAGAAAGGTATTCTCACCGAGGAACAGTTGGGTGTCAAACCAACCTTTGATCAAACCGAACCCTATCTGGAGATTCTCCAACAGCTTGTGCAACAGCCCAATGAGTTCTACCGTGTCCTGGCCCTTGGCTCTTATGCAGCTGCCCAAAGGTACGGTGGCCATGACTTTGCAATGACTCTGGCTAAAAACGAGATGGCTGGCTATCACACCGGCTATGCTAACATTCTGGGCCAAGCGGTGGGGGCCAGGCACAGTCATTTGGATAATGCCGGGTATTCTGTGGACCAGAAATTAAAGGACAAATCCGCAGAGGAGAAGGTACAAGCTTTAGTAAAAGAAGAAAAATGGCGCAACGTCTTAAATTGCCTGACCATTTGCCTCTTTGCCCGGGAAATCTACCAGGTAGAAACAGTACTGTCTGCCCTTGATGCTATTGGTATCAAAAGTAATGAGGCAGAGCTAAATGGGCTGGGAGAAGAAATATTTAAGATCAAACATAACACCAGGCTTAGATTAGGCTATGATTTTAATCAATTGGCAGTGCCTAAACGTTTTTTTGAGACCGTCAGTGTAACCGGCAACCTCAATCCGGCAACCTGGCAAGAAATGTTAGAGTACTATAAATCCATCATCCGGGAGTGA
- a CDS encoding 4Fe-4S dicluster domain-containing protein, with the protein MAKILQAKYMAKCIGCYSCMLACARTVRHSFSLQKSAIQIHTAGGLQSRFLADICRGCLEPACARACNSGALLPRKGGGVRFIPAKCLGCRDCVEACVVKTIRFDDTSNKPIICIQCGSCTRYCPHQVITMEERENGY; encoded by the coding sequence ATGGCTAAGATACTGCAAGCTAAATATATGGCAAAATGCATCGGTTGTTACTCTTGTATGCTGGCCTGTGCCAGAACAGTCAGACACAGCTTTTCTCTGCAAAAGTCTGCCATCCAAATTCATACTGCAGGTGGTTTGCAAAGCCGCTTTTTAGCGGACATATGTCGGGGTTGCCTTGAACCGGCCTGTGCCAGGGCATGTAATTCAGGTGCTTTGCTGCCCCGCAAAGGTGGCGGTGTTAGATTTATCCCGGCGAAATGCTTGGGCTGCCGGGATTGTGTGGAGGCCTGTGTGGTAAAGACCATCCGTTTCGATGATACCTCCAATAAACCAATTATTTGCATTCAATGCGGCAGTTGTACTCGCTATTGCCCTCACCAGGTGATTACTATGGAGGAGAGAGAAAATGGCTACTAA